The following proteins are co-located in the Canis lupus dingo isolate Sandy chromosome 31, ASM325472v2, whole genome shotgun sequence genome:
- the C31H21orf140 gene encoding uncharacterized protein C21orf140 homolog, with protein MPHFTSPLLRNIISRNPFDSIRRKQCLQYLKSLRSLQYDGFKTIYFGETDIAESLITGEEDLSDGYFMHAPTWCIVHASSSQGWVPWKYRMFLRDELCIKREESLFFEFCDVVKKAYGKCAIVVKERRQQDKMKPKEDTELEAQVRVPSVISLMSIVCCPEVAKSCGHELLSLPSPYNYLNPLDSAWSSLKWFIINNRKEFCLQYIDNVYSYQYILLSDLISKGIGRINSSKWKILTNKVRRWENYYLGKFS; from the coding sequence ATGCCTCACTTTACAAGTCCTCTTTTAAGAAACATCATTAGCAGAAATCCATTTGATAGCATCAGGAGGAAGCAATGTCTCCAATATTTGAAAAGCCTGAGATCACTGCAATATGATGGATTTAAGACCATATATTTTGGAGAAACTGATATTGCTGAAAGTCTTATAACTGGAGAAGAAGATCTTAGTGATGGGTACTTCATGCACGCTCCAACTTGGTGTATTGTGCATGCTAGTAGTAGTCAAGGATGGGTGCCTTGGAAGTATCGGATGTTCCTAAGAGATGAGTTATGCATCAAACGGGAAGAGAGCCTCTTCTTTGAGTTTTGCGATGTGGTGAAGAAGGCCTATGGCAAGTGTGCCATTGTGGTCAAAGAGAGAAGGCAGCAGGACAAGATGAAGCCAAAAGAAGACACAGAGCTGGAGGCCCAGGTCCGTGTCCCATCAGTCATTAGCTTAATGAGCATTGTGTGTTGCCCTGAGGTAGCCAAGTCCTGTGGCCATGAACTACTCTCTTTGCCTTCCCCTTACAATTACCTAAACCCTCTAGACTCAGCCTGGTCTTCTCTGAAATGGTTTATCATCAATAACAGAAAGGAGTTTTGCTTGCAGTACATTGACAATGTCTATTCTTACCAGTATATACTTCTCAGCGATTTAATTAGCAAGGGGATTGGAAGGATAAACTCAAGCAAATGGAAAATACTAACCAACAAAGTACGTAGATGGGAAAACTACTATCTTGGCAAATTTTCTTAA